One window of the Amycolatopsis mediterranei genome contains the following:
- the recO gene encoding DNA repair protein RecO: MVNLYRDTGVVLRTHKLGEADRIVTLLTRRHGKVRAVAKGVRRTSSRFGARLEPFGHVDVQFYTGRTLDVITQVETVDAFQLPLVADYQSYTAASAIAETADRLSAEEGEPVLKLYLLVVGALRALADGTRDSSLVLDAFFLRAMSYAGWAPALTECARCGLPGPHTAFSVAAGGSMCQDCRIAGCVHPAPEVLALLTALLHGEWPLAEATLPGTRRDASGLVAAHLQWHLERQLRSLPLVERRPRENVTSGAAPRAGGSATRTPEGQVVTSGASPRAGGSATPESQVPPGQ, from the coding sequence GTGGTGAACCTCTACCGCGACACCGGGGTGGTGTTGCGCACGCACAAGCTGGGTGAAGCCGACCGGATCGTCACCCTGCTGACCCGGCGGCACGGCAAGGTCCGCGCCGTGGCGAAGGGCGTGCGGCGCACCTCGTCGCGCTTCGGCGCCCGGCTGGAGCCGTTCGGCCACGTCGACGTGCAGTTCTACACCGGGCGGACGCTCGACGTGATCACCCAGGTCGAGACCGTCGACGCGTTCCAGCTGCCGCTGGTCGCCGACTACCAGAGCTACACCGCGGCCAGCGCGATCGCCGAAACCGCGGACCGGCTCTCGGCCGAAGAGGGCGAGCCGGTGCTCAAGCTGTACCTCCTCGTCGTCGGCGCGCTGCGGGCGCTGGCCGACGGGACGCGTGACTCCTCCCTCGTGCTCGACGCGTTCTTCCTCCGCGCGATGTCCTACGCCGGCTGGGCGCCCGCGCTCACCGAATGCGCCCGCTGCGGCCTGCCCGGCCCGCACACGGCGTTCAGCGTCGCCGCGGGCGGCTCGATGTGCCAGGACTGCCGGATCGCCGGCTGCGTGCACCCCGCCCCCGAGGTCCTGGCCCTGCTCACCGCCCTGCTGCACGGCGAATGGCCGCTGGCCGAGGCGACCCTGCCCGGCACCCGCCGCGACGCGAGCGGGCTGGTCGCGGCCCACCTGCAGTGGCACCTGGAGCGGCAGCTGAGGTCGCTGCCCCTGGTCGAGCGACGCCCCCGGGAGAACGTGACATCCGGGGCTGCGCCCCGGGCCGGGGGCTCCGCCACCCGGACCCCCGAAGGGCAGGTGGTGACATCCGGGGCTTCGCCCCGGGCCGGGGGCTCCGCCACCCCCGAAAGCCAGGTACCGCCCGGGCAGTAG
- a CDS encoding CD225/dispanin family protein has translation MTNPYGQQQPYGQQPQQPGYGPPSGGVPAPYGQPAPYGQPAPYGQPAPYGQPAPYGQPPTGGFGAPGYGAPGYGMPGGGDINQIKDYKGWAIASLFLGGLILGIFAIMKSNEVGTYKIQGNYMMAEQASRTTKTLCLVSSILGGLGCVLFLFAFLVPLIAYGVS, from the coding sequence ATGACCAATCCCTACGGCCAGCAGCAGCCCTACGGCCAGCAGCCGCAGCAGCCTGGCTACGGCCCGCCGTCCGGCGGCGTGCCCGCGCCCTACGGCCAGCCGGCGCCGTATGGTCAGCCCGCGCCGTATGGTCAGCCCGCCCCGTACGGACAGCCCGCGCCGTACGGACAGCCGCCCACCGGCGGCTTCGGCGCGCCCGGTTATGGTGCCCCCGGCTACGGCATGCCCGGTGGTGGCGACATCAACCAGATCAAGGACTACAAGGGCTGGGCGATCGCCTCGCTGTTCCTCGGTGGCCTCATCCTCGGCATCTTCGCCATCATGAAGTCCAACGAGGTCGGCACGTACAAAATCCAGGGCAACTACATGATGGCGGAGCAGGCGTCGCGCACGACCAAGACGCTGTGCCTGGTCTCCTCCATCCTGGGCGGCCTCGGCTGCGTCCTGTTCCTGTTCGCGTTCCTGGTCCCGCTGATCGCGTACGGCGTCTCCTGA
- a CDS encoding RDD family protein: MTDPYGQPSFGQQPGGQQPFGQPQPGQPQPGQPPYGQQSPYGQQAPYGQQSPYGQQAPYGQPAPFGQQGNPFGPPRNYASWGQRALGWLIDFSPILVIYIVAGLFSAIVGKAGPILAIGGLGWLAWIAWSIYNRWIQQGNTGQSLGKRIAKIKLVREDTGQPVGPGMAFLRDLAHAVDSVICYVGWLWPLWDDKSQTLADKIVGTVVINADDAGAPFAQQSAQQSAQGFAGGFPPPGQQPGQPGQPGQFGQPPSGGFPQQPQSGGFGQPQPGGFGQPPSSGGFAQPPQPGGFGQQPGQPLAPPPGGGAFDEQSERTQMLRPGTGGGSAFDEQAERTQMLRPDAPGEPEATQKIQPGQFGQPPNEQR; this comes from the coding sequence ATGACCGATCCCTACGGGCAGCCGTCCTTCGGGCAGCAGCCCGGTGGCCAGCAGCCGTTCGGCCAGCCGCAGCCGGGGCAGCCGCAGCCGGGGCAGCCGCCGTACGGGCAGCAGTCGCCCTACGGCCAACAGGCGCCGTACGGTCAACAGTCGCCCTACGGTCAGCAGGCGCCGTACGGCCAGCCCGCCCCCTTCGGCCAGCAGGGCAATCCCTTCGGACCGCCGCGGAACTACGCGAGCTGGGGGCAGCGTGCCCTCGGCTGGCTCATCGACTTCAGCCCGATCCTCGTGATCTACATCGTCGCCGGCCTGTTCTCGGCGATCGTCGGCAAAGCCGGCCCGATCCTGGCCATCGGCGGCCTCGGCTGGCTCGCCTGGATCGCCTGGTCCATCTACAACCGGTGGATCCAGCAGGGCAACACCGGGCAGTCGCTCGGCAAGCGGATCGCTAAGATCAAGCTCGTCCGCGAGGACACCGGGCAGCCGGTCGGCCCCGGGATGGCGTTCCTGCGCGATCTCGCCCACGCCGTCGACAGCGTCATCTGCTACGTCGGCTGGCTGTGGCCGCTGTGGGACGACAAGAGCCAGACCCTCGCCGACAAGATCGTCGGCACCGTCGTGATCAACGCCGACGACGCGGGCGCGCCGTTCGCCCAGCAGAGTGCGCAGCAGAGCGCGCAGGGGTTCGCCGGCGGCTTCCCGCCGCCGGGGCAGCAGCCCGGCCAGCCCGGCCAGCCCGGTCAGTTCGGCCAGCCGCCCTCCGGTGGCTTCCCGCAGCAGCCGCAGTCCGGTGGTTTCGGCCAGCCGCAGCCGGGCGGATTCGGCCAGCCGCCGTCCTCCGGCGGTTTCGCGCAGCCCCCGCAGCCGGGCGGCTTCGGGCAGCAGCCGGGACAGCCGCTCGCGCCGCCGCCGGGCGGGGGCGCCTTCGACGAGCAGTCGGAGCGCACCCAGATGCTGCGCCCGGGCACCGGGGGCGGGAGCGCGTTCGACGAGCAGGCCGAGCGCACCCAGATGCTGCGCCCGGACGCACCGGGCGAACCCGAGGCGACCCAGAAGATCCAGCCGGGCCAGTTCGGCCAGCCGCCGAACGAGCAGCGCTGA
- a CDS encoding DUF2752 domain-containing protein gives MTTTTVYTGYPAHGAKAKLRALGAPMAVVAGLGVCCAAVWIGDPTTPGGFLPICPTKALLGIDCPGCGGMRMAYSLMHGNLPAALHYNAVSLVVVLLLVWSTVAWTLGRLRGRAMNSWLHWRWTPLVFSTVFVIWFVVRNLPFAPFTGLRV, from the coding sequence GTGACCACGACGACCGTCTACACGGGATACCCCGCGCACGGCGCCAAGGCCAAACTGCGCGCGCTCGGCGCGCCGATGGCCGTCGTCGCGGGGCTCGGCGTGTGCTGCGCGGCCGTCTGGATCGGCGACCCGACCACGCCCGGCGGCTTCCTGCCGATCTGCCCGACCAAGGCGCTGCTCGGCATCGACTGCCCCGGCTGCGGCGGCATGCGGATGGCCTACAGCCTGATGCACGGCAACCTCCCCGCGGCCTTGCACTACAACGCCGTCTCGCTGGTCGTCGTGCTGCTGCTGGTGTGGAGCACCGTCGCGTGGACGCTCGGGCGCCTGCGCGGCCGCGCGATGAACAGCTGGCTCCACTGGCGGTGGACACCGCTGGTGTTTTCGACCGTGTTCGTCATCTGGTTCGTCGTTCGCAACCTGCCGTTCGCCCCGTTCACGGGCCTGCGCGTCTGA
- a CDS encoding CD225/dispanin family protein — MTDQYPPPYPPPGGPGYGYGYPPPNYGPPPDNNMVWAILSTVLCCLPLGVVAIVKSSQVQTLWFQGFHAEAQKAANDARKWAMWSAISIGILLLLYVLFFVVLAGIGVFSTGWRP, encoded by the coding sequence GTGACCGATCAGTACCCGCCGCCGTACCCGCCCCCGGGCGGGCCGGGCTACGGCTACGGCTACCCGCCGCCGAACTACGGGCCGCCGCCGGACAACAACATGGTGTGGGCCATCCTGAGCACCGTGCTGTGCTGCCTGCCCCTGGGTGTGGTCGCGATCGTGAAGTCCAGCCAGGTGCAGACGCTCTGGTTCCAGGGCTTCCACGCCGAGGCGCAGAAGGCCGCGAACGACGCCCGCAAGTGGGCGATGTGGTCGGCCATCTCGATCGGGATCCTTCTGCTGCTCTACGTCCTCTTCTTCGTCGTGCTGGCGGGGATCGGCGTCTTCTCGACGGGCTGGCGGCCGTGA
- a CDS encoding CD225/dispanin family protein — translation MSDSQGMPNYPGDQPNQPGGQPNYPGGQPNYPGGQPGGYQPGPPPSNNLVWAILTTILCCLPFGIVSIVQAAKVNSLWAQGQTAAAQEAANAAKKWAIIAAVAGVVVNVLWIILLMAGALKFGTSTPSY, via the coding sequence ATGAGCGACAGCCAGGGCATGCCCAACTACCCCGGCGACCAGCCGAACCAGCCCGGCGGCCAGCCGAACTACCCCGGTGGGCAGCCGAACTACCCCGGTGGGCAGCCGGGCGGCTACCAGCCGGGCCCGCCCCCGAGCAACAACCTCGTGTGGGCGATCCTGACCACGATCCTGTGCTGCCTCCCGTTCGGCATCGTGTCGATCGTGCAGGCCGCGAAGGTGAACAGCCTGTGGGCGCAGGGCCAGACCGCGGCCGCGCAGGAAGCCGCCAACGCGGCCAAGAAGTGGGCGATCATCGCCGCGGTCGCCGGCGTCGTCGTCAACGTGCTGTGGATCATCCTGCTGATGGCGGGTGCGCTCAAGTTCGGCACGAGCACGCCGTCATACTGA
- the era gene encoding GTPase Era: MTEHRSGFACFVGRPNAGKSTLTNALVGTKVAITSSKPQTTRHAIRGIVHREDAQLVLIDTPGLHRPRTLLGERLNDIVHTTWSEVDVVGFCVPANEKIGPGDKFIAAELQKIALRKNGMGTPVLGIVTKTDLVQPQQVAEQLLALQEVMDFAELIPVSAVDGFQVDALADLLVGKLPEGPQLYPGGELTDEPEQTLVAELIREAALEGVRDELPHSIAVTVEEMLPREGRDDLIDVHAFLFVERPSQKGIILGHKGERLREVGAAARKNIEALLGSKVYLDLHIKVAKEWQRDPRQLRRLGF; this comes from the coding sequence ATGACCGAGCACCGTTCCGGCTTCGCCTGCTTCGTCGGCCGGCCCAACGCCGGCAAGTCGACGCTGACCAACGCCCTCGTCGGCACCAAGGTCGCGATCACCTCCAGCAAGCCGCAGACCACCCGGCACGCGATCCGCGGCATCGTCCACCGCGAGGACGCCCAGCTCGTCCTGATCGACACGCCCGGCCTGCACCGCCCGCGCACCTTGCTCGGCGAGCGGCTCAACGACATCGTGCACACGACGTGGTCCGAAGTGGACGTCGTCGGCTTCTGCGTGCCGGCGAACGAGAAGATCGGGCCCGGCGACAAGTTCATCGCCGCCGAGCTGCAGAAGATCGCGCTGCGTAAAAATGGTATGGGGACCCCGGTGCTCGGCATCGTCACCAAGACCGACCTCGTCCAGCCCCAGCAGGTCGCCGAGCAACTGCTCGCGCTGCAGGAGGTGATGGACTTCGCCGAGCTGATCCCGGTGTCCGCAGTGGACGGGTTCCAAGTGGACGCGCTCGCGGACCTGCTCGTCGGCAAGCTGCCCGAAGGGCCGCAGCTCTACCCCGGTGGCGAGCTCACCGACGAACCCGAGCAGACCCTGGTCGCCGAGCTGATCCGCGAGGCGGCGCTGGAAGGCGTCCGCGACGAGCTGCCGCACTCGATCGCCGTCACCGTCGAGGAGATGCTGCCCCGCGAAGGCCGCGACGACCTCATCGACGTGCACGCGTTCCTGTTCGTGGAACGGCCCAGCCAGAAGGGGATCATCCTCGGGCACAAGGGCGAACGGCTGCGCGAGGTCGGCGCCGCCGCCCGCAAGAACATCGAGGCGCTGCTCGGCTCGAAGGTCTACCTCGACCTGCACATCAAGGTGGCCAAGGAGTGGCAGCGCGACCCCCGTCAGTTACGCCGGCTCGGCTTCTGA
- a CDS encoding hemolysin family protein — MEQLFFAIALVLLAGVFAAADAAISTVSQARADGLARLGLPGARHLAAVVAERRRHINLLLLLRLGCELTATVLVTVFVGTRLAPLGLAVLVTAVVMVVVSYVLIGVGPRTLGRQHPYRIGRYVAGPVRVLGSVLGPLSRLLILIGNAITPGQGFREGPFTSEVELRELVDLAQERGVVEDSEREMIHSVFELGDTVAREVMVPRTEIVWIERTKTVRQALALALRTGFTRLPVIDESVDDIVGVVNIKDLMAGYLDPDGPSTVVDSVMNPASFVPDSKRLDELLKEMQRSHNHMAIAVDEYGGTAGLLTIEDVLEEIVGEITDESDADERPEVEELDGGAVRVSSRMGIDDLGELFGIDLEDHDVETVGGLLAERLGRVPLPGAEAEVAGLRLFAEGGKDRRGRMRITSVVVHPADAEAMTDPVDRTRRRTRLPHPDERDRSVEHA, encoded by the coding sequence ATGGAACAGCTTTTCTTCGCGATCGCGCTCGTCCTCCTGGCGGGCGTGTTCGCGGCGGCGGACGCCGCGATCAGCACCGTGTCGCAGGCCCGGGCCGACGGCCTCGCCCGGCTCGGGCTCCCCGGCGCCCGCCACCTCGCCGCCGTCGTCGCCGAACGCCGACGGCACATCAACCTGCTCCTCCTGCTCCGCCTGGGCTGCGAGCTCACCGCCACCGTGCTCGTCACGGTGTTCGTGGGTACCCGCCTGGCGCCGCTCGGCCTGGCCGTGCTGGTCACCGCCGTCGTCATGGTCGTGGTCAGCTACGTCCTCATCGGCGTCGGGCCCCGCACCCTCGGCCGCCAGCACCCCTACCGCATCGGCCGCTACGTCGCCGGGCCCGTCCGCGTCCTCGGCTCCGTCCTCGGCCCGCTGTCCCGGCTGCTCATCCTCATCGGTAACGCCATCACCCCCGGCCAGGGCTTCCGCGAAGGCCCGTTCACCTCCGAAGTCGAGCTGCGCGAGCTCGTCGACCTCGCCCAGGAGCGCGGCGTCGTCGAGGACTCCGAACGCGAGATGATCCACTCGGTGTTCGAACTCGGTGACACCGTCGCCCGCGAGGTGATGGTGCCGCGCACCGAGATCGTCTGGATCGAGCGCACCAAAACCGTCCGCCAGGCACTGGCGCTGGCCCTGCGCACCGGGTTCACCCGGCTGCCGGTGATCGACGAGTCCGTCGACGACATCGTCGGCGTCGTCAACATCAAGGACCTGATGGCCGGCTACCTCGACCCCGACGGGCCGAGCACGGTCGTCGACTCGGTGATGAACCCGGCGTCCTTCGTCCCCGACTCGAAACGGCTCGACGAGCTGCTCAAGGAAATGCAGCGCTCGCACAACCACATGGCGATCGCCGTCGACGAATACGGCGGCACGGCGGGCCTGCTCACCATCGAGGACGTCCTCGAAGAGATCGTCGGCGAGATCACCGACGAATCCGACGCCGACGAACGCCCCGAGGTCGAGGAGCTCGACGGCGGCGCCGTCCGCGTGTCGTCCCGGATGGGCATCGACGACCTGGGCGAACTGTTCGGCATCGACCTCGAAGACCACGACGTGGAGACCGTGGGCGGGCTGCTCGCGGAACGACTGGGTAGGGTCCCGCTACCGGGGGCCGAAGCCGAGGTCGCCGGCCTTCGGCTGTTCGCCGAAGGGGGCAAGGACCGGCGCGGCCGCATGCGGATCACCTCCGTGGTCGTGCACCCGGCCGACGCGGAGGCGATGACGGACCCCGTCGACCGGACGCGCCGCCGCACGCGCCTGCCTCACCCCGACGAACGCGACAGGAGCGTCGAACATGCCTGA
- the ybeY gene encoding rRNA maturation RNase YbeY, which produces MSIEIANESGVDVDETSIVSAARYALDKMEVSPLAELSILLVTLEVMEDLHERWMDLPGPTDVMAFPMDELDSSRRPDAPDASPALLGDIVLCPAFAKDQAKTAGHALIDELHLLTVHGVLHLLGYDHAEPAEEREMFALQKRILGEYQDAVAALEKRDAQRNTDDRVLGIAGLDAPAPAAAEPPAGETP; this is translated from the coding sequence GTGAGCATCGAGATCGCCAACGAGTCCGGCGTCGACGTCGACGAGACGTCCATCGTCTCCGCCGCCCGCTACGCCCTCGACAAGATGGAGGTCAGCCCGCTCGCCGAGCTGTCCATCCTCCTCGTCACCCTCGAAGTCATGGAAGACCTGCACGAACGCTGGATGGACCTCCCGGGCCCCACCGACGTCATGGCCTTCCCGATGGACGAGCTCGACTCCTCCCGCCGCCCCGACGCGCCCGACGCGTCGCCGGCACTGCTCGGGGACATCGTGCTCTGCCCGGCGTTCGCCAAGGACCAGGCCAAGACCGCGGGCCACGCCCTGATCGACGAGCTGCACCTGCTCACCGTGCACGGCGTGCTCCACCTCCTCGGCTACGACCACGCCGAACCCGCCGAGGAACGCGAGATGTTCGCCCTCCAGAAGCGCATCCTCGGCGAGTACCAGGATGCCGTCGCCGCGCTCGAAAAGCGGGACGCCCAGCGCAACACCGACGACCGTGTCCTCGGCATCGCCGGCCTCGACGCCCCCGCGCCGGCCGCCGCCGAACCACCCGCCGGGGAAACGCCCTAG
- a CDS encoding PhoH family protein, giving the protein MAGTVPGGAARPDVPGDVAKTEDAAVQAAQSRFPIPDAAALSLLGSRDENLRVAEELLAADVHVRGNEVTLTGTPADVAFAERVFAELVQLATGGQQVGPDTVRRTIGMLSTGDASPAEVLSLNIVSRRGKTIRPKTLNQKRYVDAIDKHTVVFGIGPAGTGKTYLAMAKAVQALQAKQVTRIVLTRPAVEAGERLGYLPGTLNEKIDPYLRPLYDALHDMVEPESIPRLMQAGTIEIAPLAYMRGRTLNDAFIILDEAQNTTPEQMKMFLTRLGFGSKIVVTGDITQVDLPSGQRSGLRVVRDILTGVEDLHFAELTSQDVVRHRLVASIVDAYEKWQAVQDAQQNDGWKGNRR; this is encoded by the coding sequence GTGGCCGGAACCGTACCGGGTGGAGCCGCCCGACCCGACGTCCCGGGGGACGTCGCCAAGACCGAGGATGCGGCCGTCCAGGCGGCTCAGTCCCGGTTCCCCATCCCTGACGCTGCCGCTCTCAGCCTGCTCGGCTCCCGCGACGAGAACCTGCGCGTCGCCGAGGAGCTCCTTGCCGCTGACGTGCACGTACGCGGCAACGAAGTCACCCTGACCGGCACCCCCGCCGACGTCGCGTTCGCCGAACGCGTCTTCGCCGAGCTCGTGCAGCTCGCCACCGGCGGCCAGCAGGTCGGGCCCGACACCGTCCGGCGCACCATCGGCATGCTCTCCACCGGAGACGCCTCGCCGGCCGAGGTCCTCAGCCTCAACATCGTCTCCCGCCGCGGCAAGACCATCCGGCCCAAGACGCTCAACCAGAAGCGGTACGTCGACGCCATCGACAAGCACACCGTCGTCTTCGGCATCGGCCCCGCCGGCACCGGCAAGACCTACCTCGCCATGGCGAAGGCCGTCCAGGCCCTCCAGGCCAAGCAGGTCACCCGCATCGTGCTGACCCGCCCGGCCGTCGAAGCCGGCGAGCGCCTCGGCTACCTGCCCGGCACCCTGAACGAGAAGATCGACCCGTACCTGCGGCCCCTCTACGACGCGCTGCACGACATGGTCGAGCCGGAGTCCATCCCGCGGCTGATGCAGGCCGGCACCATCGAGATCGCGCCGCTCGCCTACATGCGCGGCCGGACGCTGAACGACGCCTTCATCATCCTCGACGAGGCCCAGAACACCACGCCCGAGCAGATGAAGATGTTCCTCACCCGGCTCGGCTTCGGGTCCAAGATCGTCGTCACCGGCGACATCACCCAGGTCGACCTGCCCAGCGGGCAGCGCAGCGGCCTGCGCGTCGTGCGCGACATCCTCACCGGCGTCGAGGACCTCCACTTCGCCGAACTCACCAGCCAGGACGTCGTCCGGCACCGGCTCGTCGCCAGCATCGTCGACGCCTACGAGAAGTGGCAGGCCGTGCAGGACGCGCAGCAGAACGACGGCTGGAAGGGCAACCGGCGGTGA
- a CDS encoding histidine triad nucleotide-binding protein — protein MSGNDAETLFERIVGGEIPADVVYQDETTFAFRDVRPQARVHVLVVPRKRYRNVAELAAADPQLLSDVVAAARQVAELEGIVESGYRVVFNTDGDAGQTVFHVHAHVLGGEPLGLFGAPEQD, from the coding sequence ATGAGCGGTAATGATGCTGAGACTCTCTTCGAACGGATCGTTGGTGGGGAGATCCCTGCTGATGTCGTGTATCAGGATGAGACCACCTTTGCGTTTCGGGATGTTCGGCCGCAGGCTCGGGTTCACGTGCTCGTTGTGCCCCGGAAGCGGTACCGGAATGTTGCGGAGCTTGCCGCCGCGGATCCGCAGCTGCTGAGTGATGTCGTTGCGGCCGCTCGTCAGGTTGCCGAACTCGAGGGGATCGTCGAGAGCGGGTATCGGGTCGTCTTCAACACCGATGGGGATGCCGGGCAGACCGTCTTCCACGTCCATGCCCACGTCCTGGGCGGGGAGCCGCTGGGGTTGTTCGGGGCTCCCGAGCAGGACTAG
- a CDS encoding 16S rRNA (uracil(1498)-N(3))-methyltransferase has product MPDTTLPVFLAASVPASGRAILDGEEARHAATVRRLRAGERLVLSDGAGAMARCVVEGVQAGREPLLTLAVEEHWTEEPPGLRVLVAQALAKGDRGELAVELATEAGADAIVPWRAARSVAKWEDGGRGEKALARWRATARAAAKQARRAHVPEVAEPVTTGELAGLVATMSLAIVLESDVPERLTDLPLPDAGDVLLVVGPEGGITDEELRLLRDAGARAVRLGTTVLRTSTAAAVALGALGALTTRWQ; this is encoded by the coding sequence GTGCCCGACACCACCCTGCCGGTCTTCCTCGCCGCGTCGGTGCCGGCCTCGGGCCGCGCGATCCTCGACGGCGAGGAAGCCCGGCACGCGGCCACCGTCCGCCGCCTGCGGGCGGGGGAGCGGCTGGTCCTCTCCGACGGCGCCGGGGCGATGGCCCGGTGCGTCGTCGAAGGCGTCCAGGCCGGGCGGGAGCCGCTGCTGACCCTGGCGGTCGAGGAGCACTGGACCGAGGAGCCGCCCGGCCTGCGCGTGCTGGTCGCGCAGGCGCTGGCCAAAGGCGACCGCGGCGAGCTCGCCGTCGAACTCGCCACCGAGGCCGGAGCCGACGCGATCGTCCCGTGGCGAGCGGCCCGGAGCGTCGCGAAGTGGGAAGACGGCGGGCGCGGGGAGAAGGCGCTCGCGCGGTGGCGGGCCACTGCTCGTGCGGCCGCGAAGCAGGCCCGGCGGGCGCACGTGCCGGAGGTCGCCGAACCGGTGACCACGGGCGAGCTGGCCGGGCTCGTGGCGACGATGTCCCTGGCCATCGTGCTGGAATCCGACGTCCCCGAGCGGCTCACCGACCTGCCGCTACCCGACGCCGGGGACGTGCTGCTCGTCGTGGGGCCGGAGGGCGGGATCACCGACGAGGAACTTCGCCTGCTTCGGGACGCGGGAGCGCGGGCCGTTCGCCTCGGGACCACGGTCCTGCGGACCTCCACCGCCGCCGCCGTGGCCCTCGGCGCCCTCGGCGCACTCACCACCCGTTGGCAGTAG
- the dnaJ gene encoding molecular chaperone DnaJ, producing MARDYYGILGVAKNASDQDIKRAYRKLARELHPDVNPSEDAQHKFGEVTTAYEVLSDPQKRKIVDLGGDPMDGGARGGGGGGDPFAGFGGLGDIMDAFFGAAGGGGGRGRGPRSRVQPGSDALIRLGLSLEECATGVDKEIAVDTAIVCDLCRGAGTSEGTSVKTCDTCGGAGEVQSVQRSFLGQVVTARPCPVCRGFGEVIPDPCRQCGGDGRIRARRNVTAKIPPGVGDGMRIRLSGQGEVGPGGGPAGDLYVEIDETPHEVFVRQGHDLHCNFRIPMTTAALGATVPISTLVDGDYELDIEPGTQPNAELVLTGKGMPRLRSSGRVDGRGDLHVHIDVVVPTKLDEAQRELLVELAQQRGEEVPTLASNGTKHGGLFSKLRAKNHR from the coding sequence GTGGCGAGGGACTACTACGGCATCCTCGGGGTGGCCAAGAACGCGAGCGATCAGGACATCAAGCGCGCGTACCGGAAGCTGGCCCGGGAGCTGCACCCCGACGTCAACCCGTCGGAAGACGCGCAGCACAAGTTCGGCGAGGTCACGACGGCCTACGAGGTGCTGTCCGACCCGCAGAAGCGCAAGATCGTCGACCTCGGCGGCGACCCGATGGACGGCGGCGCGCGCGGCGGCGGTGGCGGCGGCGACCCGTTCGCCGGCTTCGGCGGCCTGGGCGACATCATGGACGCCTTCTTCGGCGCGGCCGGCGGGGGTGGTGGCCGCGGGCGCGGCCCGCGCAGCCGCGTCCAGCCCGGCTCCGACGCGCTGATCCGGCTCGGCCTGTCCCTCGAGGAGTGCGCCACCGGGGTCGACAAGGAGATCGCCGTCGACACGGCGATCGTCTGCGACCTCTGCCGCGGTGCGGGCACCAGCGAGGGCACCTCGGTCAAGACGTGCGACACCTGCGGCGGCGCCGGCGAGGTCCAGTCCGTCCAGCGGTCGTTCCTCGGCCAGGTCGTCACCGCCCGCCCCTGCCCGGTCTGCCGCGGCTTCGGCGAGGTCATCCCCGACCCCTGCCGCCAGTGCGGCGGCGACGGCCGCATCCGGGCCCGCCGCAACGTCACCGCCAAGATCCCGCCGGGCGTCGGCGACGGCATGCGCATCCGGCTGTCCGGCCAGGGCGAGGTCGGCCCCGGCGGCGGCCCGGCCGGTGACCTGTACGTCGAGATCGACGAGACCCCGCACGAGGTCTTCGTCCGGCAGGGCCACGACCTGCACTGCAACTTCCGCATCCCGATGACCACGGCCGCGCTCGGCGCCACGGTGCCGATCTCGACCCTCGTCGACGGCGACTACGAACTCGACATCGAGCCGGGCACCCAGCCCAACGCCGAGCTCGTGCTGACCGGCAAGGGCATGCCGCGGCTGCGGTCCTCCGGCCGCGTCGACGGCCGCGGCGACCTGCACGTCCACATCGACGTCGTGGTCCCGACCAAGCTCGACGAAGCCCAGCGCGAACTCCTCGTCGAGCTGGCCCAGCAGCGCGGCGAAGAGGTCCCGACACTGGCGTCCAACGGCACCAAACACGGCGGGCTGTTCTCCAAGCTCCGCGCCAAGAACCACCGCTGA